AAGATTGCAGCTCCAGCCGTAGCCGCCATTCTCACTGGCGTCATCTTAAACATTCTTCACGTGGTTGGACTGTTCGCCATCTAAAAATAAATAGCCGAGCTGATCACTGGCTTAAATTACTCAATTAGATCAACTGGTGTCGTTATTTAACCAGCGCTACAGAGATGTTAGTGCCGGATCAGCTCATTCCTAAAAAGGGGAGAAAATGTTTTTACAAGCCTTAGAAAAGCAAAATCCCGACTTAGTAGAAGCCGCGTTAAGCTTATTTAACCAAGGTCTATTGATGCCGGATACAACCGTCATTGATGTAGACCAATTTATTCACAATGCCCAAAATATACGCCAACAGGCAGATAGATATGGACTGAAGTTGTTTGCAATGACCAAGCAGGTCGGTCGCAATCCTTTACTCGCCAAAATCCTAATCGAGCAATGTCAATTTGATGGGATTGTCTGTGTCGACTTTAAAGAAGCGCGCCTAATGGCAAAACATGGACTGCCAATTGCGAATGTTGGTCATTTAGTCCAGCCACCCACTAATATGATCGATAGCCTAATTGGAGAAATTCAACCCGAGGTGATTACGGTTTACAGTCTCGATAAAGCCAAACAGATCTCGAATGCCGCACAGAAGTATCAGCGCCAACAAGGCCTGCTGCTGAAATTCTATCATGCACGAGATCAACTCTACACGAATCAAGAGTCGGGCTTTCCAATCGAAGAGCTGGATGACATTGTCGCAGAAATTGAAGCGATGCCAAACGTACATATTGAGGGTGTCACCCATTTCCCTTGCTTTCTTTATAACCAAGAAAGTAACAAAACCCAGCCTACTGCAAACTTAACCACCTTGATTGAGGCAAAGCAGAGATTAGAACAGCTGGGCGTTGAGTGTCGCCAAATCAATGCACCGTCAGCAACTTGCGTTGAAACGCTACCGATATTAGCTGAGTTTGGTTGTACACATGGTGAGCCTGGGCACGCATTGACTGGCACAGTGCCTGCCAATGCCACCACCACCCAAAGCGAAAAAATCGCGATGCTCTACCTAAGTGAGGTGTCTCACCATTATGGTTCAGACAGTTACTGCTTTGCGGGGGGTTACTACCGCAGAGGTGGTCTAGAGAACTGCTTGGTTTTCGATAATAACAAGCGCTACCTCACCAGTATCTACAATGATGATCGCGACAGCATCGATTATCATCTGCGCCTATCTGGATTGTTTCCTGTCGGGTCACCAGTAATCATGGCGTATCGCACTCAAGTCTTTGTCACCCGAAGTGATGTTGCTTTAGTGGCCGGAATTAGCAGTGGCAAGCCACATCTCATGGCTGTTTACGACGCATTAGGAAATCCACTGAACACCAGCGAGGTGCATCATGGCTAGATTTATTGTCGTGGTTCTTGATGGATTTGGCGTAGGTGAAATGCCGGATGTGCCTCAGGTGAGACCACAAGATTGTGGTGCAAACACTGCCAACAAACTACTGTCTCACTTTGCTCTCAAACGATTACCCACTCTAGAAAAAATGGGGCTACAGAATGTGGTTGGTAACCCTGACTCAGTGATGAAGCCCAACCCAGATGCCAATACAGGTTCAGCTTGGCTTGCTCATGAAGGTGGTGACACGTTTATGGGACACCAAGAAATTATGGGCACACAACCAAAACCCCCATTGGTTCAACCCTTTCAACAAGCACTAGCAAAGATTGAGTCAGCACTGATCGACAAAAGCTATCACGTTGAAAGAATTACCCAGCAAGGATTGTCATTGCTGCAAATTGAGCACGGTGTCGTTGTCGGCGATAACTTAGAGGCTGATTTAGGACAAGTCTATAACTTAACATGCAATTTCAATGTAGTGCCGTTTGAAAAACTGCTTGAGATTGCCAGTGTCGTACGGGCAAATAACCCCGTAAGTCGCAATATCGCCTTTGGTGGCAATATTGAATCAGAGAACGGCATACCTAGCATGCAACGCGTCTATAACGCGATTGAAGTAAAAAACGACCCTCAAGGGCAACCTACTTATATCGGCATCAATGCCCCAGATAGCGGCGCGTACGAATGCGGTTTTCAAGTGGCTCACTTGGGCTTTGGTGTGGATGCACTAACTCAGGCACCTCACTTGCTCCACCAACAAGGCATAAAAACTTGGTTGTATGGCAAAGTCGCAGACATCGTGCAAAACCCAAATGGTCAATCCTACCTATCGGTTGTGGATACCGATGAAGTATTTCGCTTGTTAAACCAAGATTTAGCCACGCAAACGCAGGGGTTCTTCTGCGCCAATGTACAAGAGACAGATCTTTCTGGGCACCAACAAGATCCCAAACAGTATTGGCGCGTTCTGGAACGAGCAGATATTGGGTTAAGCCAAGTGATTGAGAAGATGACCGAGCAAGATGTGCTTATCGTTATGGCCGATCATGGCAATGATCCGTTTATTGGTCACACCAAACATACGCGGGAAAAAGTACCACTCCTTGCGATAAAAAAAGGTCACCAAGCCCTTAACCTTGGTGAACGCGAGACCCTGTCAGACGTTGGCGCAACTGTCTGCAAATTTTTTGCGGCTCAAGCACCAGAAAACGGTGCCCCCATCACCAGTTTGCTAAACTAGTTTTAAGCCTAAACCGTTTGTGTCCCCTTCATCACAAATTCGTTGTTTAGGTATCTCGCACAGCCTCCTAGCCACTTCCCCCTTTTGTTAGGAGGCTTTTCTTTTACTAACAGTGAATTGCAAGCACCCGGTTATTAAACAGACACTGGCGAGCAAATTTCTACTAAGTAACCGTTGATATCGTGCACATAAGCGGTCGTTTGCCCCCAAGGCATCTCTTCAACATCTTGAACTAACTTTGCGCCTGCCGCCAATGCTTGCTGCAGTTGTTCTGCTACCTGCTCTGTCTCAAACGCAATCTCGAAAGTCGGTGCACTAGGTTGTGGCTTAATCGCGCCTTTTCCTAACTGATTCATCAATGCTAACGAACTAAACGACAGCGTTGTCTCACCAGTGTTTAGTGCTCCGTAGTCACCACTTGGATGCAAAAGCTCAATCTCAAAGCCAAAAGCATCACGATAAAACTCCAATGTTGTTTTGACATCTTCCACGTACATAATGGTGTATTTCAGTTTCATATCGAATCCTTGTTGAATATCGTTGACTATGAGCATACTGCGCTCAGCGGTCTGAATCTTGAAGATTTGCGACAGCCAGTTTAAATTGTCGATGCATTCCGCGCACAACAGCAAAAAGGACACCCACAGTGCAACTTGAAGCAATCCATCATGTGGCCATCATCTGCTCTGATTATTCAATCTCCAAACACTTCTATGTAAACCTGTTGGGGTTAAAGGTGATTGCAGAAAACTATCGCCAACAACGCGATTCTTACAAGTTGGATTTAGCGCTGCCAAATGGTAATCAAATCGAACTGTTCTCTTTTCCTAACCCACCATCCCGCCCTAGTCGCCCAGAGGCACAGGGGTTAAGACATCTTGCTTTTGCTGTGGCTAGTGTTGAAGAGAGCGCTGAGTATTTGCAACAACACGGGGTAGATGTTGAGCCTATTCGCATTGATGAGTTTACGGGCAAACGCTTTACCTTTTTCAAAGACCCAGATGGGCTACCACTAGAGCTCTACGAAAAATAAACCGTCTATTGTTGACATATAGATTACAAAAGCTCGCCATTTTGGCGAAATTAAGCAATGGCAAGATTGTAGAGTGGCAAGCTCACTAATGGTTTAAAGTAAAAAAGCCAACATCTCTGTTGGCTTTAGTCTGACACTCTTGGCGAGATTACATCTTGCGGATTTGAGCGATTTCTTCACTATCAATGCTAAGCGACTCTAGGA
This window of the Vibrio panuliri genome carries:
- a CDS encoding YhfX family PLP-dependent enzyme, whose translation is MFLQALEKQNPDLVEAALSLFNQGLLMPDTTVIDVDQFIHNAQNIRQQADRYGLKLFAMTKQVGRNPLLAKILIEQCQFDGIVCVDFKEARLMAKHGLPIANVGHLVQPPTNMIDSLIGEIQPEVITVYSLDKAKQISNAAQKYQRQQGLLLKFYHARDQLYTNQESGFPIEELDDIVAEIEAMPNVHIEGVTHFPCFLYNQESNKTQPTANLTTLIEAKQRLEQLGVECRQINAPSATCVETLPILAEFGCTHGEPGHALTGTVPANATTTQSEKIAMLYLSEVSHHYGSDSYCFAGGYYRRGGLENCLVFDNNKRYLTSIYNDDRDSIDYHLRLSGLFPVGSPVIMAYRTQVFVTRSDVALVAGISSGKPHLMAVYDALGNPLNTSEVHHG
- a CDS encoding phosphopentomutase — encoded protein: MARFIVVVLDGFGVGEMPDVPQVRPQDCGANTANKLLSHFALKRLPTLEKMGLQNVVGNPDSVMKPNPDANTGSAWLAHEGGDTFMGHQEIMGTQPKPPLVQPFQQALAKIESALIDKSYHVERITQQGLSLLQIEHGVVVGDNLEADLGQVYNLTCNFNVVPFEKLLEIASVVRANNPVSRNIAFGGNIESENGIPSMQRVYNAIEVKNDPQGQPTYIGINAPDSGAYECGFQVAHLGFGVDALTQAPHLLHQQGIKTWLYGKVADIVQNPNGQSYLSVVDTDEVFRLLNQDLATQTQGFFCANVQETDLSGHQQDPKQYWRVLERADIGLSQVIEKMTEQDVLIVMADHGNDPFIGHTKHTREKVPLLAIKKGHQALNLGERETLSDVGATVCKFFAAQAPENGAPITSLLN
- a CDS encoding VOC family protein yields the protein MKLKYTIMYVEDVKTTLEFYRDAFGFEIELLHPSGDYGALNTGETTLSFSSLALMNQLGKGAIKPQPSAPTFEIAFETEQVAEQLQQALAAGAKLVQDVEEMPWGQTTAYVHDINGYLVEICSPVSV
- the gloA2 gene encoding SMU1112c/YaeR family gloxylase I-like metalloprotein; the encoded protein is MQLEAIHHVAIICSDYSISKHFYVNLLGLKVIAENYRQQRDSYKLDLALPNGNQIELFSFPNPPSRPSRPEAQGLRHLAFAVASVEESAEYLQQHGVDVEPIRIDEFTGKRFTFFKDPDGLPLELYEK